In Anas acuta chromosome 5, bAnaAcu1.1, whole genome shotgun sequence, a single window of DNA contains:
- the CELF1 gene encoding CUGBP Elav-like family member 1 isoform X11: MAAFKLDFLPEMMVDHCSLNASPVSKKMNGTLDHPDQPDLDAIKMFVGQVPRSWCEKDLRELFEQYGAVYEINVLRDRSQNPPQSKGCCFVTFYTRKAALEAQNALHNMKILPGMHHPIQMKPADSEKNNVEDRKLFIGMISKKCNENDIRVMFSPFGQIEECRILRGPDGLSRGCAFVTFTTRAMAQTAIKAMHQAQTMEGCSSPIVVKFADTQKDKEQKRIAQQLQQQMQQISAASVWGNLAGLNTLGPQYLALYLQLLQQTAAASSGNLNTLSSLHPMGGLNAMQLQNLAALAAAASAAQNTPSGTAALTSSSSPLSVLTSSAGSSPSSSSSSSVNPMASLGALQTLAGATAGLNVSSLAGMAALNGGLGSGGLSNGTGSTMEALTQAYSGIQQYAAAALPTLYNQSLLTQQSIGAAGSQKEGPEGANLFIYHLPQEFGDQDLLQMFMPFGNVVSAKVFIDKQTNLSKCFGFVSYDNPVSAQAAIQSMNGFQIGMKRLKVQLKRSKNDSKPY, encoded by the exons ATGGCTGCGTTCAAGTTGGATTTCCTCCCGGAGATGATGGTGGACCATTGCTCCTTGAATGCTAGCCCTGT ctcaaagaaaatgaatggcaCACTGGATCACCCAGACCAACCTGATCTAGATGCTATCAAGATGTTTGTGGGTCAGGTCCCACGGAGCTGGTGTGAGAAAGATCTAAGAGAACTTTTTGAACAGTATGGTGCTGTCTATGAAATCAATGTCTTGCGGGACAGGAGCCAAAACCCCCCTCAAAGCAAAG GGTGCTGTTTTGTTACGTTTTATACCCGTAAAGCTGCACTAGAAGCACAGAATGCTCTTCACAACATGAAGATTCTCCCAGGG atgcACCATCCTATCCAGATGAAACCAGCTGACAGTGAAAAGAATAATG TAGAAGATAGGAAGTTGTTTATTGGAATGATATCCAAGAAGTGCAATGAAAACGATATCCGAGTGATGTTCTCCCCCTTTGGGCAGATTGAAGAATGCAGGATATTACGGGGCCCCGATGGCCTGAGCCGAG GTTGTGCATTTGTGACTTTTACAACAAGAGCCATGGCACAAACAGCAATCAAAGCAATGCACCAAGCACAAACCATGGAG GGTtgctcttctcccattgtgGTAAAATTTGCAGACACACAAAAGGACAAAGAGCAAAAACGAATTGCTCAGCAACTCCAGCAACAAATGCAACAGATCAGTGCTGCCTCAGTATGGGGAAACCTGGCTGGTCTCAACACACTTGGACCCCAATACTTAGCA CTTTATTTGCAGCTCCTTCAGCAGACAGCAGCTGCCTCATCTGGAAACCTGAACACATTGAGCAGCCTCCACCCAATGGGAG GACTGAATGCGATGCAGTTGCAGAACCTGGCTGCATTAGCAGCTGCAGCCAGTGCAGCTCAGAATACACCAAGTGGCACCGCTGCACTCACTTCCTCCAGCAGTCCCCTGAGTGTGCTCACCAGCTCAG CAGGTTCTTCACCTAGCTCCAGTAGCAGCTCCTCTGTTAATCCCATGGCTTCTCTTGGAGCACTGCAGACACTGGCAGGGGCTACAGCAGGCCTGAATGTTAGCTCTCTAGCAG GAATGGCAGCCTTAAATGGAGGACTTGGCAGTGGTGGTCTCTCAAATGGGACAGGTAGCACAATGGAAGCCCTCACGCAGGCTTATTCTGGAATCCAGCaatatgctgctgctgcattgcCCACGCTCTATAACCAGAGTCTCTTAACACAACAAAGTATTGGTGCAGCAGGAAGTCAAAAAGAAG GTCCAGAGGGAGCCAATCTGTTTATCTACCATCTCCCCCAGGAGTTTGGGGATCAGGATCTTCTTCAGATGTTCATGCCATTTGGAAATGTCGTCTCTGCCAAGGTTTTCATTGATAAGCAGACCAATCTAAGCAAGTGTTTTG
- the CELF1 gene encoding CUGBP Elav-like family member 1 isoform X14 — translation MAAFKLDFLPEMMVDHCSLNASPVSKKMNGTLDHPDQPDLDAIKMFVGQVPRSWCEKDLRELFEQYGAVYEINVLRDRSQNPPQSKGCCFVTFYTRKAALEAQNALHNMKILPGMHHPIQMKPADSEKNNAVEDRKLFIGMISKKCNENDIRVMFSPFGQIEECRILRGPDGLSRGCAFVTFTTRAMAQTAIKAMHQAQTMEGCSSPIVVKFADTQKDKEQKRIAQQLQQQMQQISAASVWGNLAGLNTLGPQYLALLQQTAAASSGNLNTLSSLHPMGGLNAMQLQNLAALAAAASAAQNTPSGTAALTSSSSPLSVLTSSGSSPSSSSSSSVNPMASLGALQTLAGATAGLNVSSLAGMAALNGGLGSGGLSNGTGSTMEALTQAYSGIQQYAAAALPTLYNQSLLTQQSIGAAGSQKEGPEGANLFIYHLPQEFGDQDLLQMFMPFGNVVSAKVFIDKQTNLSKCFGFVSYDNPVSAQAAIQSMNGFQIGMKRLKVQLKRSKNDSKPY, via the exons ATGGCTGCGTTCAAGTTGGATTTCCTCCCGGAGATGATGGTGGACCATTGCTCCTTGAATGCTAGCCCTGT ctcaaagaaaatgaatggcaCACTGGATCACCCAGACCAACCTGATCTAGATGCTATCAAGATGTTTGTGGGTCAGGTCCCACGGAGCTGGTGTGAGAAAGATCTAAGAGAACTTTTTGAACAGTATGGTGCTGTCTATGAAATCAATGTCTTGCGGGACAGGAGCCAAAACCCCCCTCAAAGCAAAG GGTGCTGTTTTGTTACGTTTTATACCCGTAAAGCTGCACTAGAAGCACAGAATGCTCTTCACAACATGAAGATTCTCCCAGGG atgcACCATCCTATCCAGATGAAACCAGCTGACAGTGAAAAGAATAATG CAGTAGAAGATAGGAAGTTGTTTATTGGAATGATATCCAAGAAGTGCAATGAAAACGATATCCGAGTGATGTTCTCCCCCTTTGGGCAGATTGAAGAATGCAGGATATTACGGGGCCCCGATGGCCTGAGCCGAG GTTGTGCATTTGTGACTTTTACAACAAGAGCCATGGCACAAACAGCAATCAAAGCAATGCACCAAGCACAAACCATGGAG GGTtgctcttctcccattgtgGTAAAATTTGCAGACACACAAAAGGACAAAGAGCAAAAACGAATTGCTCAGCAACTCCAGCAACAAATGCAACAGATCAGTGCTGCCTCAGTATGGGGAAACCTGGCTGGTCTCAACACACTTGGACCCCAATACTTAGCA CTCCTTCAGCAGACAGCAGCTGCCTCATCTGGAAACCTGAACACATTGAGCAGCCTCCACCCAATGGGAG GACTGAATGCGATGCAGTTGCAGAACCTGGCTGCATTAGCAGCTGCAGCCAGTGCAGCTCAGAATACACCAAGTGGCACCGCTGCACTCACTTCCTCCAGCAGTCCCCTGAGTGTGCTCACCAGCTCAG GTTCTTCACCTAGCTCCAGTAGCAGCTCCTCTGTTAATCCCATGGCTTCTCTTGGAGCACTGCAGACACTGGCAGGGGCTACAGCAGGCCTGAATGTTAGCTCTCTAGCAG GAATGGCAGCCTTAAATGGAGGACTTGGCAGTGGTGGTCTCTCAAATGGGACAGGTAGCACAATGGAAGCCCTCACGCAGGCTTATTCTGGAATCCAGCaatatgctgctgctgcattgcCCACGCTCTATAACCAGAGTCTCTTAACACAACAAAGTATTGGTGCAGCAGGAAGTCAAAAAGAAG GTCCAGAGGGAGCCAATCTGTTTATCTACCATCTCCCCCAGGAGTTTGGGGATCAGGATCTTCTTCAGATGTTCATGCCATTTGGAAATGTCGTCTCTGCCAAGGTTTTCATTGATAAGCAGACCAATCTAAGCAAGTGTTTTG
- the CELF1 gene encoding CUGBP Elav-like family member 1 isoform X9 yields the protein MAAFKLDFLPEMMVDHCSLNASPVSKKMNGTLDHPDQPDLDAIKMFVGQVPRSWCEKDLRELFEQYGAVYEINVLRDRSQNPPQSKGCCFVTFYTRKAALEAQNALHNMKILPGMHHPIQMKPADSEKNNAVEDRKLFIGMISKKCNENDIRVMFSPFGQIEECRILRGPDGLSRGCAFVTFTTRAMAQTAIKAMHQAQTMEGCSSPIVVKFADTQKDKEQKRIAQQLQQQMQQISAASVWGNLAGLNTLGPQYLALYLQLLQQTAAASSGNLNTLSSLHPMGGLNAMQLQNLAALAAAASAAQNTPSGTAALTSSSSPLSVLTSSAGSSPSSSSSSSVNPMASLGALQTLAGATAGLNVSSLAGMAALNGGLGSGGLSNGTGSTMEALTQAYSGIQQYAAAALPTLYNQSLLTQQSIGAAGSQKEGPEGANLFIYHLPQEFGDQDLLQMFMPFGNVVSAKVFIDKQTNLSKCFGFVSYDNPVSAQAAIQSMNGFQIGMKRLKVQLKRSKNDSKPY from the exons ATGGCTGCGTTCAAGTTGGATTTCCTCCCGGAGATGATGGTGGACCATTGCTCCTTGAATGCTAGCCCTGT ctcaaagaaaatgaatggcaCACTGGATCACCCAGACCAACCTGATCTAGATGCTATCAAGATGTTTGTGGGTCAGGTCCCACGGAGCTGGTGTGAGAAAGATCTAAGAGAACTTTTTGAACAGTATGGTGCTGTCTATGAAATCAATGTCTTGCGGGACAGGAGCCAAAACCCCCCTCAAAGCAAAG GGTGCTGTTTTGTTACGTTTTATACCCGTAAAGCTGCACTAGAAGCACAGAATGCTCTTCACAACATGAAGATTCTCCCAGGG atgcACCATCCTATCCAGATGAAACCAGCTGACAGTGAAAAGAATAATG CAGTAGAAGATAGGAAGTTGTTTATTGGAATGATATCCAAGAAGTGCAATGAAAACGATATCCGAGTGATGTTCTCCCCCTTTGGGCAGATTGAAGAATGCAGGATATTACGGGGCCCCGATGGCCTGAGCCGAG GTTGTGCATTTGTGACTTTTACAACAAGAGCCATGGCACAAACAGCAATCAAAGCAATGCACCAAGCACAAACCATGGAG GGTtgctcttctcccattgtgGTAAAATTTGCAGACACACAAAAGGACAAAGAGCAAAAACGAATTGCTCAGCAACTCCAGCAACAAATGCAACAGATCAGTGCTGCCTCAGTATGGGGAAACCTGGCTGGTCTCAACACACTTGGACCCCAATACTTAGCA CTTTATTTGCAGCTCCTTCAGCAGACAGCAGCTGCCTCATCTGGAAACCTGAACACATTGAGCAGCCTCCACCCAATGGGAG GACTGAATGCGATGCAGTTGCAGAACCTGGCTGCATTAGCAGCTGCAGCCAGTGCAGCTCAGAATACACCAAGTGGCACCGCTGCACTCACTTCCTCCAGCAGTCCCCTGAGTGTGCTCACCAGCTCAG CAGGTTCTTCACCTAGCTCCAGTAGCAGCTCCTCTGTTAATCCCATGGCTTCTCTTGGAGCACTGCAGACACTGGCAGGGGCTACAGCAGGCCTGAATGTTAGCTCTCTAGCAG GAATGGCAGCCTTAAATGGAGGACTTGGCAGTGGTGGTCTCTCAAATGGGACAGGTAGCACAATGGAAGCCCTCACGCAGGCTTATTCTGGAATCCAGCaatatgctgctgctgcattgcCCACGCTCTATAACCAGAGTCTCTTAACACAACAAAGTATTGGTGCAGCAGGAAGTCAAAAAGAAG GTCCAGAGGGAGCCAATCTGTTTATCTACCATCTCCCCCAGGAGTTTGGGGATCAGGATCTTCTTCAGATGTTCATGCCATTTGGAAATGTCGTCTCTGCCAAGGTTTTCATTGATAAGCAGACCAATCTAAGCAAGTGTTTTG
- the CELF1 gene encoding CUGBP Elav-like family member 1 isoform X13 — MAAFKLDFLPEMMVDHCSLNASPVSKKMNGTLDHPDQPDLDAIKMFVGQVPRSWCEKDLRELFEQYGAVYEINVLRDRSQNPPQSKGCCFVTFYTRKAALEAQNALHNMKILPGMHHPIQMKPADSEKNNAVEDRKLFIGMISKKCNENDIRVMFSPFGQIEECRILRGPDGLSRGCAFVTFTTRAMAQTAIKAMHQAQTMEGCSSPIVVKFADTQKDKEQKRIAQQLQQQMQQISAASVWGNLAGLNTLGPQYLALLQQTAAASSGNLNTLSSLHPMGGLNAMQLQNLAALAAAASAAQNTPSGTAALTSSSSPLSVLTSSAGSSPSSSSSSSVNPMASLGALQTLAGATAGLNVSSLAGMAALNGGLGSGGLSNGTGSTMEALTQAYSGIQQYAAAALPTLYNQSLLTQQSIGAAGSQKEGPEGANLFIYHLPQEFGDQDLLQMFMPFGNVVSAKVFIDKQTNLSKCFGFVSYDNPVSAQAAIQSMNGFQIGMKRLKVQLKRSKNDSKPY; from the exons ATGGCTGCGTTCAAGTTGGATTTCCTCCCGGAGATGATGGTGGACCATTGCTCCTTGAATGCTAGCCCTGT ctcaaagaaaatgaatggcaCACTGGATCACCCAGACCAACCTGATCTAGATGCTATCAAGATGTTTGTGGGTCAGGTCCCACGGAGCTGGTGTGAGAAAGATCTAAGAGAACTTTTTGAACAGTATGGTGCTGTCTATGAAATCAATGTCTTGCGGGACAGGAGCCAAAACCCCCCTCAAAGCAAAG GGTGCTGTTTTGTTACGTTTTATACCCGTAAAGCTGCACTAGAAGCACAGAATGCTCTTCACAACATGAAGATTCTCCCAGGG atgcACCATCCTATCCAGATGAAACCAGCTGACAGTGAAAAGAATAATG CAGTAGAAGATAGGAAGTTGTTTATTGGAATGATATCCAAGAAGTGCAATGAAAACGATATCCGAGTGATGTTCTCCCCCTTTGGGCAGATTGAAGAATGCAGGATATTACGGGGCCCCGATGGCCTGAGCCGAG GTTGTGCATTTGTGACTTTTACAACAAGAGCCATGGCACAAACAGCAATCAAAGCAATGCACCAAGCACAAACCATGGAG GGTtgctcttctcccattgtgGTAAAATTTGCAGACACACAAAAGGACAAAGAGCAAAAACGAATTGCTCAGCAACTCCAGCAACAAATGCAACAGATCAGTGCTGCCTCAGTATGGGGAAACCTGGCTGGTCTCAACACACTTGGACCCCAATACTTAGCA CTCCTTCAGCAGACAGCAGCTGCCTCATCTGGAAACCTGAACACATTGAGCAGCCTCCACCCAATGGGAG GACTGAATGCGATGCAGTTGCAGAACCTGGCTGCATTAGCAGCTGCAGCCAGTGCAGCTCAGAATACACCAAGTGGCACCGCTGCACTCACTTCCTCCAGCAGTCCCCTGAGTGTGCTCACCAGCTCAG CAGGTTCTTCACCTAGCTCCAGTAGCAGCTCCTCTGTTAATCCCATGGCTTCTCTTGGAGCACTGCAGACACTGGCAGGGGCTACAGCAGGCCTGAATGTTAGCTCTCTAGCAG GAATGGCAGCCTTAAATGGAGGACTTGGCAGTGGTGGTCTCTCAAATGGGACAGGTAGCACAATGGAAGCCCTCACGCAGGCTTATTCTGGAATCCAGCaatatgctgctgctgcattgcCCACGCTCTATAACCAGAGTCTCTTAACACAACAAAGTATTGGTGCAGCAGGAAGTCAAAAAGAAG GTCCAGAGGGAGCCAATCTGTTTATCTACCATCTCCCCCAGGAGTTTGGGGATCAGGATCTTCTTCAGATGTTCATGCCATTTGGAAATGTCGTCTCTGCCAAGGTTTTCATTGATAAGCAGACCAATCTAAGCAAGTGTTTTG
- the CELF1 gene encoding CUGBP Elav-like family member 1 isoform X12, with translation MAAFKLDFLPEMMVDHCSLNASPVSKKMNGTLDHPDQPDLDAIKMFVGQVPRSWCEKDLRELFEQYGAVYEINVLRDRSQNPPQSKGCCFVTFYTRKAALEAQNALHNMKILPGMHHPIQMKPADSEKNNVEDRKLFIGMISKKCNENDIRVMFSPFGQIEECRILRGPDGLSRGCAFVTFTTRAMAQTAIKAMHQAQTMEGCSSPIVVKFADTQKDKEQKRIAQQLQQQMQQISAASVWGNLAGLNTLGPQYLALYLQLLQQTAAASSGNLNTLSSLHPMGGLNAMQLQNLAALAAAASAAQNTPSGTAALTSSSSPLSVLTSSGSSPSSSSSSSVNPMASLGALQTLAGATAGLNVSSLAGMAALNGGLGSGGLSNGTGSTMEALTQAYSGIQQYAAAALPTLYNQSLLTQQSIGAAGSQKEGPEGANLFIYHLPQEFGDQDLLQMFMPFGNVVSAKVFIDKQTNLSKCFGFVSYDNPVSAQAAIQSMNGFQIGMKRLKVQLKRSKNDSKPY, from the exons ATGGCTGCGTTCAAGTTGGATTTCCTCCCGGAGATGATGGTGGACCATTGCTCCTTGAATGCTAGCCCTGT ctcaaagaaaatgaatggcaCACTGGATCACCCAGACCAACCTGATCTAGATGCTATCAAGATGTTTGTGGGTCAGGTCCCACGGAGCTGGTGTGAGAAAGATCTAAGAGAACTTTTTGAACAGTATGGTGCTGTCTATGAAATCAATGTCTTGCGGGACAGGAGCCAAAACCCCCCTCAAAGCAAAG GGTGCTGTTTTGTTACGTTTTATACCCGTAAAGCTGCACTAGAAGCACAGAATGCTCTTCACAACATGAAGATTCTCCCAGGG atgcACCATCCTATCCAGATGAAACCAGCTGACAGTGAAAAGAATAATG TAGAAGATAGGAAGTTGTTTATTGGAATGATATCCAAGAAGTGCAATGAAAACGATATCCGAGTGATGTTCTCCCCCTTTGGGCAGATTGAAGAATGCAGGATATTACGGGGCCCCGATGGCCTGAGCCGAG GTTGTGCATTTGTGACTTTTACAACAAGAGCCATGGCACAAACAGCAATCAAAGCAATGCACCAAGCACAAACCATGGAG GGTtgctcttctcccattgtgGTAAAATTTGCAGACACACAAAAGGACAAAGAGCAAAAACGAATTGCTCAGCAACTCCAGCAACAAATGCAACAGATCAGTGCTGCCTCAGTATGGGGAAACCTGGCTGGTCTCAACACACTTGGACCCCAATACTTAGCA CTTTATTTGCAGCTCCTTCAGCAGACAGCAGCTGCCTCATCTGGAAACCTGAACACATTGAGCAGCCTCCACCCAATGGGAG GACTGAATGCGATGCAGTTGCAGAACCTGGCTGCATTAGCAGCTGCAGCCAGTGCAGCTCAGAATACACCAAGTGGCACCGCTGCACTCACTTCCTCCAGCAGTCCCCTGAGTGTGCTCACCAGCTCAG GTTCTTCACCTAGCTCCAGTAGCAGCTCCTCTGTTAATCCCATGGCTTCTCTTGGAGCACTGCAGACACTGGCAGGGGCTACAGCAGGCCTGAATGTTAGCTCTCTAGCAG GAATGGCAGCCTTAAATGGAGGACTTGGCAGTGGTGGTCTCTCAAATGGGACAGGTAGCACAATGGAAGCCCTCACGCAGGCTTATTCTGGAATCCAGCaatatgctgctgctgcattgcCCACGCTCTATAACCAGAGTCTCTTAACACAACAAAGTATTGGTGCAGCAGGAAGTCAAAAAGAAG GTCCAGAGGGAGCCAATCTGTTTATCTACCATCTCCCCCAGGAGTTTGGGGATCAGGATCTTCTTCAGATGTTCATGCCATTTGGAAATGTCGTCTCTGCCAAGGTTTTCATTGATAAGCAGACCAATCTAAGCAAGTGTTTTG
- the CELF1 gene encoding CUGBP Elav-like family member 1 isoform X10 — MAAFKLDFLPEMMVDHCSLNASPVSKKMNGTLDHPDQPDLDAIKMFVGQVPRSWCEKDLRELFEQYGAVYEINVLRDRSQNPPQSKGCCFVTFYTRKAALEAQNALHNMKILPGMHHPIQMKPADSEKNNAVEDRKLFIGMISKKCNENDIRVMFSPFGQIEECRILRGPDGLSRGCAFVTFTTRAMAQTAIKAMHQAQTMEGCSSPIVVKFADTQKDKEQKRIAQQLQQQMQQISAASVWGNLAGLNTLGPQYLALYLQLLQQTAAASSGNLNTLSSLHPMGGLNAMQLQNLAALAAAASAAQNTPSGTAALTSSSSPLSVLTSSGSSPSSSSSSSVNPMASLGALQTLAGATAGLNVSSLAGMAALNGGLGSGGLSNGTGSTMEALTQAYSGIQQYAAAALPTLYNQSLLTQQSIGAAGSQKEGPEGANLFIYHLPQEFGDQDLLQMFMPFGNVVSAKVFIDKQTNLSKCFGFVSYDNPVSAQAAIQSMNGFQIGMKRLKVQLKRSKNDSKPY, encoded by the exons ATGGCTGCGTTCAAGTTGGATTTCCTCCCGGAGATGATGGTGGACCATTGCTCCTTGAATGCTAGCCCTGT ctcaaagaaaatgaatggcaCACTGGATCACCCAGACCAACCTGATCTAGATGCTATCAAGATGTTTGTGGGTCAGGTCCCACGGAGCTGGTGTGAGAAAGATCTAAGAGAACTTTTTGAACAGTATGGTGCTGTCTATGAAATCAATGTCTTGCGGGACAGGAGCCAAAACCCCCCTCAAAGCAAAG GGTGCTGTTTTGTTACGTTTTATACCCGTAAAGCTGCACTAGAAGCACAGAATGCTCTTCACAACATGAAGATTCTCCCAGGG atgcACCATCCTATCCAGATGAAACCAGCTGACAGTGAAAAGAATAATG CAGTAGAAGATAGGAAGTTGTTTATTGGAATGATATCCAAGAAGTGCAATGAAAACGATATCCGAGTGATGTTCTCCCCCTTTGGGCAGATTGAAGAATGCAGGATATTACGGGGCCCCGATGGCCTGAGCCGAG GTTGTGCATTTGTGACTTTTACAACAAGAGCCATGGCACAAACAGCAATCAAAGCAATGCACCAAGCACAAACCATGGAG GGTtgctcttctcccattgtgGTAAAATTTGCAGACACACAAAAGGACAAAGAGCAAAAACGAATTGCTCAGCAACTCCAGCAACAAATGCAACAGATCAGTGCTGCCTCAGTATGGGGAAACCTGGCTGGTCTCAACACACTTGGACCCCAATACTTAGCA CTTTATTTGCAGCTCCTTCAGCAGACAGCAGCTGCCTCATCTGGAAACCTGAACACATTGAGCAGCCTCCACCCAATGGGAG GACTGAATGCGATGCAGTTGCAGAACCTGGCTGCATTAGCAGCTGCAGCCAGTGCAGCTCAGAATACACCAAGTGGCACCGCTGCACTCACTTCCTCCAGCAGTCCCCTGAGTGTGCTCACCAGCTCAG GTTCTTCACCTAGCTCCAGTAGCAGCTCCTCTGTTAATCCCATGGCTTCTCTTGGAGCACTGCAGACACTGGCAGGGGCTACAGCAGGCCTGAATGTTAGCTCTCTAGCAG GAATGGCAGCCTTAAATGGAGGACTTGGCAGTGGTGGTCTCTCAAATGGGACAGGTAGCACAATGGAAGCCCTCACGCAGGCTTATTCTGGAATCCAGCaatatgctgctgctgcattgcCCACGCTCTATAACCAGAGTCTCTTAACACAACAAAGTATTGGTGCAGCAGGAAGTCAAAAAGAAG GTCCAGAGGGAGCCAATCTGTTTATCTACCATCTCCCCCAGGAGTTTGGGGATCAGGATCTTCTTCAGATGTTCATGCCATTTGGAAATGTCGTCTCTGCCAAGGTTTTCATTGATAAGCAGACCAATCTAAGCAAGTGTTTTG
- the CELF1 gene encoding CUGBP Elav-like family member 1 isoform X6: MNGTLDHPDQPDLDAIKMFVGQVPRSWCEKDLRELFEQYGAVYEINVLRDRSQNPPQSKGCCFVTFYTRKAALEAQNALHNMKILPGMHHPIQMKPADSEKNNAVEDRKLFIGMISKKCNENDIRVMFSPFGQIEECRILRGPDGLSRGCAFVTFTTRAMAQTAIKAMHQAQTMEGCSSPIVVKFADTQKDKEQKRIAQQLQQQMQQISAASVWGNLAGLNTLGPQYLALLQQTAAASSGNLNTLSSLHPMGGLNAMQLQNLAALAAAASAAQNTPSGTAALTSSSSPLSVLTSSGSSPSSSSSSSVNPMASLGALQTLAGATAGLNVSSLAGMAALNGGLGSGGLSNGTGSTMEALTQAYSGIQQYAAAALPTLYNQSLLTQQSIGAAGSQKEGPEGANLFIYHLPQEFGDQDLLQMFMPFGNVVSAKVFIDKQTNLSKCFGFVSYDNPVSAQAAIQSMNGFQIGMKRLKVQLKRSKNDSKPY; this comes from the exons atgaatggcaCACTGGATCACCCAGACCAACCTGATCTAGATGCTATCAAGATGTTTGTGGGTCAGGTCCCACGGAGCTGGTGTGAGAAAGATCTAAGAGAACTTTTTGAACAGTATGGTGCTGTCTATGAAATCAATGTCTTGCGGGACAGGAGCCAAAACCCCCCTCAAAGCAAAG GGTGCTGTTTTGTTACGTTTTATACCCGTAAAGCTGCACTAGAAGCACAGAATGCTCTTCACAACATGAAGATTCTCCCAGGG atgcACCATCCTATCCAGATGAAACCAGCTGACAGTGAAAAGAATAATG CAGTAGAAGATAGGAAGTTGTTTATTGGAATGATATCCAAGAAGTGCAATGAAAACGATATCCGAGTGATGTTCTCCCCCTTTGGGCAGATTGAAGAATGCAGGATATTACGGGGCCCCGATGGCCTGAGCCGAG GTTGTGCATTTGTGACTTTTACAACAAGAGCCATGGCACAAACAGCAATCAAAGCAATGCACCAAGCACAAACCATGGAG GGTtgctcttctcccattgtgGTAAAATTTGCAGACACACAAAAGGACAAAGAGCAAAAACGAATTGCTCAGCAACTCCAGCAACAAATGCAACAGATCAGTGCTGCCTCAGTATGGGGAAACCTGGCTGGTCTCAACACACTTGGACCCCAATACTTAGCA CTCCTTCAGCAGACAGCAGCTGCCTCATCTGGAAACCTGAACACATTGAGCAGCCTCCACCCAATGGGAG GACTGAATGCGATGCAGTTGCAGAACCTGGCTGCATTAGCAGCTGCAGCCAGTGCAGCTCAGAATACACCAAGTGGCACCGCTGCACTCACTTCCTCCAGCAGTCCCCTGAGTGTGCTCACCAGCTCAG GTTCTTCACCTAGCTCCAGTAGCAGCTCCTCTGTTAATCCCATGGCTTCTCTTGGAGCACTGCAGACACTGGCAGGGGCTACAGCAGGCCTGAATGTTAGCTCTCTAGCAG GAATGGCAGCCTTAAATGGAGGACTTGGCAGTGGTGGTCTCTCAAATGGGACAGGTAGCACAATGGAAGCCCTCACGCAGGCTTATTCTGGAATCCAGCaatatgctgctgctgcattgcCCACGCTCTATAACCAGAGTCTCTTAACACAACAAAGTATTGGTGCAGCAGGAAGTCAAAAAGAAG GTCCAGAGGGAGCCAATCTGTTTATCTACCATCTCCCCCAGGAGTTTGGGGATCAGGATCTTCTTCAGATGTTCATGCCATTTGGAAATGTCGTCTCTGCCAAGGTTTTCATTGATAAGCAGACCAATCTAAGCAAGTGTTTTG